AGCCCTCCGAAGGTACTGCTACTGCCAACAGCTCAGATGCAGCCCCCCTGAAACATAGGTGGAGCGTCGGGGACAGGTGTATGACTGTGTGGAGTCAGGATGGACAGTGAGTATCACCCAGAAGCTCCTCAGTCCATAGTCGACCTGAATATTCAACTGTTAATTTACCAACTTTACAATGTCATCTTTGTTCGTCTTGCTTGCACATATAGGGTCTTGACTTCATTTGACCTACACTATTCAAATGTATTTGTTCAGTGAAGCAGTGATAGACATGACAAGACTATTTTGCAAGAAGGGTCTAGCCCATGAATAAGAACAATAACAGAAACTCTCAGAATCTGTCATTCTTTATAATTGTGTAGTAGGGCTTGAGTCTTGCTTGTACTCACCTGCTTACAGCCGGGATTCTTTGACAGGGTGTATGAAGCTGAGATTGAGGAGATAGACGGCGAGAACGGCACGGCGGCCATCACCTTCTCCGGCTACGGGAACGCAGAGGTGGTGCCACTGCAGAACCTCAAGCCTGCCGAGGAGGGCAAGCACTCTGAGGATGACGGGAAATCCAAGTCCAGGTAGGAGAGACAACGTATATGTTAATAAAATAGGTCCTGTGTTGGGTCAGGAGTTTCCCTTGTTTCCAGTTCTTGATGTCCAGAAGAGTCCATGGCTGATCTAAAATGGTaactttgtgtgtgggtgtgtgcgccATGACAGGAAGGAGCAGATAGCAGACCAGAGGGAGTACAAGAAGAAGAAGGCCCAGAAGAAGGTGCTGAGGATGAAGGAACTGGAACAGGAGCGAGAAGACCAGAAATCCAAGTGGCAGAGTTTTAACAACAAGGCCTATAACAAGAACAAGAAAGGACAGGTATATTCATTCATTCGCATATTCATCTACTTTACACACTAGAAATTCCGGGCCTTGAGCCATCCCGTTTTGAGCTAATAACATCCTAACAGTCTAATAAATACATTTCGTATATTCTattggttgtgtttatgaagATCTTAGGTAACATTGGAATATGCATTTTCCCCCAAAAGAATACAAAAACATTTTCATTAGTTtgttctaaatcaaatcaaaggttGTTGGTCGcattcacatatttagcagatgtttttgagggtgtagcgaaatacagtgcagctaacaatacacaataatacacacatctaaaaagtaaaataatggaattaagcaatattaggacaagcaatgCTGTGGTATTAGTGGGTATGGGGTGAAGAGACAATATCGATAGAATATGTAGTACACCTGAagaatagtatatgtacagcaatagttaaATATGATatgccttgactagaatacagtatatacatatgaagtgggtaaaacagtatgtaaacatttttttaagtgaccagtgttccatgactatgtacatagggcagcagcctctaaggtgcatggTAGAGTGCCCAGGTGTTAGCCGTCTAGTGATGGTGACTAAAATTCAGGGGGCTGGCTAGTTGTCACTGtcttaacaatctgatggccttgagatagaagctatttttccagtctctcagccccagctttgatgcacctgtactgaccccgccttctggatggtaacggggtgaacaggccatggcttggttggctgaggtccttgatgatctcctTGGTCTttctgtgacaccgggtgctgtaaaTGTCCTGGAgcgcaggcagtgtgcccctggtGCTCTATTGGTCAGACTGCGTACCAGGCTGtgatctcaatggtgcatctgtaaaagtttgtgaggatcttaggggccaagccaaatttcttcagccgccAGAAGAAATTCACCACACTATctgtgtggaccatttcagattgtcagttacgtgtacgctgaggaacttgaagcttttcaccacCTCCACTGTGGCccagtcgatgtggatgggggtgtgctccctctgctatctcctgaagtccacgatcagctcctttgttttgttgaagggaggttattttcctggcaccactcccccagggccctcaccacctccctgtatgcTGTCTTGTatttgttggtaatcaggcctaccactgttgtctgTCAACTTGATTTTTGAGTTGGAACAGGAGGGGGCTCAGTACGCACCCTTTTGGGGGCcctggtgttgaggatcagtgtagtggcgatgttgttgcctacctttaccacctgggggtggcttgTCAAAGAATGATGAGCTtggtgggtactatggtgttgaattctgagctgtagtctatgaacagcattcttacataggtattcctcttgtccagatgggatagggcagtgtgcagtgcaatggtgaTTGCGTCAtccgtggatctattggggcgatATGCAAATTGCAGTGTGTCTAGGGTGTTGTTAAAGGtgttgatatgatccttaactcgcctctcaaagcacttcaagatgacagaagtgagtgcagtGGGATAATAATAAtttagttacctttgctttcttggttaCAAGAACAATGGTTGAtgtcttgaagcaagtggggacaacagactgggatagggagatattgaatatgtccttaaacactccagccagctggtttgTGCATGCTCTGTGGATGCGGcaagggatgccgtctgggccagcagccttgcgagggttaacatgcttaaatgtcttactcacgttggccatggAGAACGAGAGCTCACAGTCCACAAAAGCAGTGTTGACCCATCGTTTCCCTCGAAGAAGGTGTCTTGCCATCTTACCACGGTTTTTGGTTTTAATCGGTTTTAatcgtcacagtgggaacaacatcccctatacacttcctgacgaactcagtcaccgtgtcaatgttattctcagaggcaacctggaacatattccagtccatgtgatcaaatcaatcttgaagcatggattccgattggtcagaccagcattgaacagaccttaccacgggtacttcctgtttgagtttctgcctataggaagggaggagcaggaTGTAGGTGTGATctatttgccgaagggagggtggAGCAGGACTTGTAGCCGACCCCGAAGGGAGAGTAGCAATGGTCGATCGTTTTTGAAGCGATTGGAGTGGGTGACGTGTTGATATAACTTTGCTAGTGTTTTCCTCAGATTTGCTTTATAAAtgcagctacaataaatgcggtcTCAGGATATGCGGTTTCCAGTTTGAGTTCCTTGAGAGCCAtcatggtatcggcttgaggggcaatatacatggctgtgacgatgaccgaagagaattctctcaGGAGGTagtgcggtcggcatttgattgagatattctaggtcgggtgaacaaacagTCTTGAGTTCCTGTACATTAAAAACTAAAACACAAACGCCACAATTCAGTGGTATATCCATCGCAAAGAAATCCTTTTTTTTTGGCATGTCTTAAAgatccaatgcagccgtttttaccTCGATGTCAAATAATTCATTAACGATCTTACTGTGATTTCAGTTTAAATTTTCAAAAAGAACAATTTCTCAAGAAAGAATTTTGCTAGGTATGTCTAAGTGGGAGGGGAATACTAGAAATTAGCTgtcattggcagagaggtttggaactctttcgtATTGGTTGATTAACTAATTTAATGCCtgttgatgtcaccaggcaggccaaaactccaacCCACCAAAACAGTCTGAagtttcaggtggtcttttcaaacagctcttacgctaaaagggcattataattttcacagtattatttcaTCCTCATAGTTCAGAgatttatataaaacaaaggaaaagcacttttgactgcactgggcctttaagaaaCATGATCCTAAGACGATGCATTTtaaaagaacagaatagcatatttTAAGTGTCATGTTACCAATCACAGGGAGTGCTCACATGTTGAAAGCATCGATTGAAAGCATGGACTCTTAGTTATTCATGGGAAAAGTTAGCTTTAGAAATACAGCCCATCCACTCAAATTTGAGTTTTGTGAAAAGTTAGTTTTTTTGAAACCATAGATATGCTCTCTGATGGGTAATATTAATCTAAGCTGCATGAACCTCTCTATAAGATGATTTGGAAAAGTAGCTTTTTGGTAAGCTCTTCtctttgtcaattacacatgccTCGCTGTTCATCAGTTTCTTCATTGACAATTGATAATATGGTCACCCATCAGACTTCTGTCAATTTAATGTTGTGTTTAGGTtacatccaggctgtatcacaaccggccatgattgggagtcccatagggcggcacacaaatggcccagcgtcgtccgggtttggccggtgtaggtcgtcattgtaaataagaatttgttcttaactgacttgcctagttaagtaaattAAAATGTCTATGTGTGAAGTTGGTTTAGATAGAGTTTAGCTGTAGTTTCGATGGGCTATAATCAGATGGGCAGCGAACTCTCATGTGAAGGAAGGGCAGGGGAGAAAATGACATGTCTTCCTAATACTGCTTATAACACGATCTCTTTGTAATCAAAGTTCTAACAAAGTCATTGTGCTGAATATTCCTAAATAAGTCTATTTAAGGATGGAGGGGGACAAGACTTAAAAAATTGCAGAGCTATTACCATTTTAAATTAATATGAAATCAAAATTACTGTCTGCGCTTCGTGTTAAACTAAGTAACTTTTCAAATGTTATTTGCACATTTTCAGCTGTTGCTTTTTCGCAGGAGAAGTACCATCACAaatggtcttactgagatttccATTGTCTGTTGCAGGTGAAGAGGAGTATATTTGCATCGCCGGAGAGTGTAAACGGCAAGGTGGGAGTAGGAACATGTGGCATAGCAGACAAACCTATGACCACGTATCACGACACATCCAAATATAACGTCAGGCATCTAATGCCACAGTGACCTAACATTTTATCTTCGTGTAAAAGTATCCTATTGTATAGTAGCAAGATCATTGCTTACCTTTGTGTTTATATGGTTTGGGTTACCACAGTAAAGGAGCTTTGAAACAAATTGCTTGCTCACCATTGGTTGCCTCATTGGGAAATTGTCCTTACCAGTATTATCACATAGAACAGCAGAATTCTTGATCAAATATATTACCACTGTAATGGAGTTGCAGCACAAATAATGGTTGTGGTGAAATTAGTCTCGGTTGCTGTATCCTTCTGAATGCAACAAAGGCCAATTTTTTTTCTCCATGTTTTCAATGTTACACATTTTTCATGTTGAACTAGACTATAATATACATTTTTACGATTTAGTGATAAGACCCCTTTTTAAAGCAAGTCCTATAAAGCTAATTTTACATCTGACTTTTGTACATTTATAGGGAAACAAATTGTTTTTTGTTTAGAGGTAAGATGTTACACTCATTTTTCCCTGAACCCTGAATTTTTCATATTGGTACTGAATGTTGTTTAACACAGTTCCTCCAGATGGCAGTAATGTATTTTATACCGTCTTTGTTCTGTGATGTATGTCAATGACCTTATGCCACTGCTGGTGATATAAgctttttaaaaaataaaatacaatcagGGATGAGTTGTGGATTCTCCTATTAAACCTTCATGTTTGATTTATTGTGAGGTTTTGTCTATGGTGCTGGTGCATAAATGTACAATCTGCAgatataaatgtattgtatagaaaATACATGATTTCAATCACGaagagtatatacagtggggcaaaaagtatttagtcagcaaccaattatgcaagttctcccacttaaaaagatgagagaggctgactaaatacttttttcccccactgtatctTATAGCTCTGGACATCACAATAACAAGGAACAACTGAACACTGTATAGGTACATATGGTGGTAGAGGTTTATTGATCAAGTTTTCAAGGGACCATTACCACGAACCACACAAAATAGTAGCAGGGGACCAGCAATATATTATTTGTAAAAGTCACCTTTGATGGCTGCTTTAGCACAGGAGAGTGTTCAGAGACACTTTCTAAGTCCCAAGTCTTTTTCAAAATGCATTTTACAAATGACCCAAAACTGACATTGAATAAATTCCTGGAACTAAGAAACCTGTGCAAGATTCAATTTAGCCATTTTAAGACACAGTTGGTGGTGATAATAGTTTTAGTTGTACCACAAAAATATGGGTATGGTCATAAGATGAAATGTCCAATTTGGTTAGTGGAATAgtcttgcagtgtgtgtgtgatttttgtAGACAAATACTCAAAATATACAGCTTCGTGGTTTTAACTTTGGAATGCTTctcaactacaatacaaaaaATAAGTTACTAAATAAGGATGCGAATCAAAACTCAAATTCCATTCTGCCATGTGCTATATTGTTCATGCTACAAAGACATGAGCTCTCAAAACTGGTCAATCCAAAGCACATGACAATACAATTGAAAGCTACATTCAATACACATGCACCATTTACTTTTTTGTTCCAACTTTTACAGCCATTTTATCCTACTATTGATTACTATTTGTAATTAATACATCTATTGAAGTTGCATACAAAACAAGCAAGTGGTGTTGGACGGACAAAATTAACAGCCAACTTAAGAGTTGACTTAACTGTCAATGAGTGTTATTGCTTCCGAATTGTGCTTGGGAAGTGCGGGATAGCTTATTATAGCTGCCTACCGTATACAAACAATATTACTTTTGAAATCTCAAGGGGGATTGATGTCAATCATCTCACAAAAGAGGCCACTGAGTGATACGTTTAGCCTGTCCTGTACCATTGCACTAGCTTTTGTCTGGGATAACTTGTCAAACAATGCTCAGTTCAGACTTAACTTTACATTTGTCAAAACATCTAAATAATTCAAGTGTGACCaagacatacagtacaacacaataAATATTGGAAAAATAAATACTACATTTCTCAATTATATTCTAATAAATTAGGAATAACATTGGTGACTTGTGTCAAAGATTTCAAGTGTAATTGTTGTTTATTCAACCTGTAGGTACCTTAGAGAACTGGTTTGGAGTGCAGATATAGAAGTGCGAGTGACCTGCTTGGTGATGGATGAGAATAGTTTTTTTTACTAGAGGGTCATCTGCTAGAGGTTTCCAAAGTGGGGGGAAAAGTGGCACTGGTGAGCTTCTGGCTGGTTTTGTGGTTTTTGTGCTGGTTTTAGGAGGATACAGGTAACATTAGACTCTAAGTGCAGTCGCCCACATCGGGCAAGATTtacagttgttgtagtaggattAGTCCACTTAACTGCAGGTGGGGTTTAGCTTTAAACTACTGGTTCTTGGGAGGAGAAGGCTAGTTTAGACTGCAGGTGGTTGATTTTTAGGCTGATTCATAGGAGGAGTGGTCCAGTTTTAAACTTCAAGAGGAGTTGAACTTCAGGCTGATTATTTGTACAGTACCAGTTATAGACTGCAGGTGGAGTTTTAGGCTGGTTCTTAGGAGAAGGCCAGTTTAGAATGCAGCTGTGGATGAGGAGCTTTAGGCTGGTTCTTAGGAGGAAAAGGTCTGTTTAAGACTGCAGGTGGAGTAGCCCTCATCACTGGCCAGGCTCTGCCGACTGCTGTGGTCATCCAAGTCACTGCAGCCACTGGTGCTGATACTGTCCAACTCTCCATGGGAGAATTCAGTGCTTTCCACGTCCACCTCGATCTCTTCTACAGAAATTGGGGTgagttacatttttttattatgaTCATCCCACACTTAGTAATCAGATAATCATATTGATTGACAACTACTGCTTGATGACAACAAATGCTACATTATAGACTGTAACACATGTAAATTATATTTACTGTTTTGAAATGGAACTGAACCAAACGGTTTCTTAGTATAatatacagttccttcagaaatgattcataccccttgacttattccatattttgtgTTACAGACAGAATTCAAAAAGGGTTACATTGATTTTGTAGGttagcctgccctctagtggatgCATGTAATAACTACATGTATGAAACATATTTCTCTACATAAAATCTTCTAAAGGCCTCCCTCCGCATGCTTCCCACCTGAAACAGTTCGGGAACAGTTTCTGGGTATATTATGATGACATTGTGAAATGTTTGTGAGTTTTGGTCTTCACCAAAGGATTTCTGTATTTTGCTCCATTtgtctttccctcaatcctgactagtatcccagtccctgctgctgaaaaacatccccacagcatgatgatgtcaccaccatgcttcactgtagggatggtgccaggtttcctccagacgtgacacttggcgtTCAGGCtaaagacttcaatcttggtttcatcagaccagagaatcttgtttctcatggtctgagagtcctttaggtgctttttgtcaaactccaagtgtgtcgtgcattttactgaggagtggcttccgccactctaccataaaggcccgaTTGGTGGGGTTGCTGCAAGGAtgtttgttcttctggaaggttctcccatctccacagaagaactctggagctctgtcagaggtaCCATCGGGtacttgatcacctccctgacaaaggcccttcttcccggattgctcagtttggccgggcgaccagctctaggaagagtcttggtggttccaaacttcttccatttaagaatgatggaggacactctgttcttgggtaccttcaatgttgcagatattttttggtagcctcccccagatctgtgtctcaacacaatcctgtcttggtgctctacagacaattccttcggccTCATGgaatggtttttgctctgacatgcactgtcaactgtgcgaccttatataggcaggtgtgtgtcttttcaaatcatgtccaatcaattgaatttaccacaggtggactccaatcaagttgtagaaacacctcaaggatgatcaatggaaacaggatgcacctgagctcaatttcaagtatcatagcaaagggtctgaatacttatgtaaataaggtatttctgctttTTATCTATAATGCATTTGCAAAAGAATTATTAACACCTGGTTTTgctttgtattgtgtgtagattgatgagcatTTTTTATTgaattaatccattttagaataagtctgtaatttaacaaaatgtggagaaagtcaaggggtcttaatactttccgaatgcactgtacatgtacatattacctccattaTCTTGACTACCCCGAACCCCTGCACATTGAGTTGGTACCGGCACCCCTTGTATATATCCTTGTTATTGTTCTTTTTATTGTGCTACTGTTTTTCCTTTTGTATATTTAGCAAATTTTTCTTATTAACTTTTTAAAAACTGGTTATGACttgtaagtaagcctttcacagtaaggtctgttgtattcggcgcatgtgataaatacaattgtattttatttgaacAGTATGCCTTAAAAAAATATGCACTTCCCTTGACTTTTCCCCCATTCTTTTcatgatacagcctgaattcaaaatggattcaattgattttgaaatacagaaatgtctcatttccattagtattcacaccccttagtcAATACTTGGTAGAAGCATActttctgggtatgtctctatgagctttccacacctggattgggcataatttgcccatttattcttttcaaaattattcaagctctgtcaaattggttgttgatcattgctagacaaccattttcaggtcttgccatagattttcatttagatttaagtcaaaactgtaactcggccacacaggaacattcactgtcttcttggtaagcttGTGTTTAGGTTATTGTTAGGTTAGTGCAAGGGGTgtccctacagtccctggttcaaatccaggctgtatcacatccggctgtgattgggagtcccatagggaggcgcacaattggcccggcgtcgtccaggtttggccggggtaggccgtcattgtaaataagaatttgttattaactgacttgcatagtttaataaaggtgaaataaaaaatgtaaattaaataaattgtcctgctgaaaagttaatttgtctccctgtgctggtggaaagcagactgaaccaggttttcctctaggattgtgCCTGTGCCTCTATTCTGTAAAAAAAATGTTATCCtgaaactccctagtccttaacaattacaaggacacccataacatgatgcagccaccactatgcttgaaaatatggagagtggtactcagtattgtgttgtattggatttgccccaaacataacactttgtattcaggacaaaaagttaattgctttgcaacATTTTTTGCATTATTCCTTTAGTGCctcgttgcaaacaggatgcatgttttggaatatttgtattctgtacagacttccttctattccctctgtcagttag
The Oncorhynchus nerka isolate Pitt River linkage group LG28, Oner_Uvic_2.0, whole genome shotgun sequence genome window above contains:
- the LOC115113214 gene encoding survival of motor neuron-related-splicing factor 30-like isoform X1, whose translation is MPTCKKDQAHGRPMSEDLLKQLGSYKAQLQQVEAALSTDPENEDLLKLQKDLSEVIDLTKDLLTSQPSEGTATANSSDAAPLKHRWSVGDRCMTVWSQDGQVYEAEIEEIDGENGTAAITFSGYGNAEVVPLQNLKPAEEGKHSEDDGKSKSRKEQIADQREYKKKKAQKKVLRMKELEQEREDQKSKWQSFNNKAYNKNKKGQVKRSIFASPESVNGKVGVGTCGIADKPMTTYHDTSKYNVRHLMPQ
- the LOC115113214 gene encoding survival of motor neuron-related-splicing factor 30-like isoform X2 yields the protein MSEDLLKQLGSYKAQLQQVEAALSTDPENEDLLKLQKDLSEVIDLTKDLLTSQPSEGTATANSSDAAPLKHRWSVGDRCMTVWSQDGQVYEAEIEEIDGENGTAAITFSGYGNAEVVPLQNLKPAEEGKHSEDDGKSKSRKEQIADQREYKKKKAQKKVLRMKELEQEREDQKSKWQSFNNKAYNKNKKGQVKRSIFASPESVNGKVGVGTCGIADKPMTTYHDTSKYNVRHLMPQ